GCGAAAGGGCCAATCTGAGACATGTTGGCTGCAGACTTCAGGAGTTCGTCAAAGCTGAGCAGATTGAATCGAGCAAAACCTATCGCCTCCTGCGCGCGCGCCAGTCGCGATTGAACCTGTTTCAGGAGTTTGAATTTTTCAGGCGTCAGATAGATATCATCAGGAAAGTCGGTGTCGAAGTTTTCGATCTTCTGCTGCATGCGCTTTTGAAGGTTCGGATCCAGCGGGGGCTGAACTTTATCCTCTGAATTTTCTTGGGAAAAAGATGCCGCCAAGGGCCGCGTGGCCACCACGCCCAGGGCGAGAGCAAAACCTTTAAATATTTCGCGGCGTTGCATGACATCAACCCTTATACCAAAAACCGACCCTTCGCACTGCACTCTGGTTCGGAAGCCGTAAAAAAAACTTGAGTCCGGCATTCCTAAAATTCTTAACTTTTGGGAAGAAACGCCGAAGCAGGATCAGAGGACAGACTATGCACGTGGGCTGGAAAAATCTCTTGAACCAGCAGGATCTGGAGCGGCGTATCATCGCCTTCTATACCCTGGGCGCTATTATCATCACGCTGATCTTCAGCGTCATGATCGCGTTTTATGGGGCTCTGGCGCTAGGGCTGGGATTGGTGCTGACCGCGGGTAACAATCTGCCGGTTTTGTATTTGCTCCGTCGCAAAAAAAATACCCGCATGGCCGCTTATTACCTCATTTCCCAGGGCGCCTTCACCATGACTCTGGCCATTGCCTTCGTGGGCGGCGCGGAAGGGCCTGTGACCTACTGGATCGGTATCCTGCCTCTGGCTGGGGGGCTTCTTCTGCGCTTCCGTGGGATCGTATTCGGAACGGTTCTGGCCCTGGTCTCGCTTCTGGTGCTGGCTTTACGCGGCTTCATCCCCGGCGTCTATGACGTCCTTATCCCCGATGCCTTCTACCTCGTCATATCCCTTTGCTGCTTCACGCTGATGATCAGCTTCATGTCCTATTTCTTTTTGCAAAAGAACGCCATGGTCGTGGCGGATCAGACCCGCAAGCTCGATAACCTTCTGAACATAGTCACGCATGATATAGCCAATCCTCTGACGCTCATAACAGGGCATGCCGAGCTGCTCCTGGTGCAGGAGGCCAGCCCCGCGCATACCAATGCTTTGCGCCGCATTGCCCGCGCTTCCGAACTGATCACCGATATCCTGCATAAGGTCCGGCAGATTCAGGCGGCCAAGGCCGGCAAACTGAGGATAGAAACCAGTCCCGTGAGCCTGCCCCAGGTTTTCGACAAGCTGCGCTTTGTGTTCGAGGCGCGCCTGGACCTTAAAAAGCAAACCCTGCGCATCGACCTGCCCTCTGCTTTGCAGGGCGTGATGGTGCGAGCTGAGCCGGTGATGCTTCTGAACGAAGTGCTGAGCAACCTCGTTTCGAACGCCATAAAATTTTCACCCGTCGGCAGTATCATTGATGTGGTGGTGACGCGTGCTCATGACTTCATGCGGATCGAGGTGCGGGATCAGGGCATGGGAATTCCCAAAGACCTTATGCCGCATATCTTCGACGACTTCCGTTCGACCAGTCGGCCCGGCACCGAAGGCGAGACCGGCACCGGCTTTGGCCTGCCTTTGGCGCGGCATGTCGCGGAAGCATTCGGCGGCAGTCTTCATGCCACGAGTCGGCAGGGCGATGACGCCCGCGGGGCCAGCGGCACAACTTTCATTCTCATGCTGCCCGTTGCGAGCGAAGAGCTGCTTTATCCCAAGGCTTCCTGAGGCCAGCTATTCCAAGGGCTTTGCATCTTCATGCAGAAAACGGATCCCCCGGACTTGATGAATTCATCGGTCGCGACTTCGATCGGCGTGAAACCATAGCTCCGCAGCATGCGGCAGGTTTCAGTGGAACCTTCCTGCAGGATCACGTGCTGCTGATCAGGGCAGTGCGCATTGCAGGCAAATCGGGGGGCGTCGGCTTCATGCAGCGGCACTTCGATGATACGCGGGAAGAGGCGTTCCAAAACGCTCCAGCCTTCCTGGGTGAAACCCTCGCGGCAGGCCAGCACCGTGCGTGCATCCAAAAGACTGAGACAGGTATCGAGATGATAGAACTTGGGATGCTTCAGCTCAAAAAGAACGATGGGCGTTCCCGTCAGCTCATGGATCGTTTCATAGATGCGCGCATCCGTTCGGAAGCCATAGCCGCCGCATATAAGCCGACGGCCAGGCACCCAAAGCGCGTCCCCCATGCCTTCAAAAAGAGTCTCGGCCCGACGCGCCGGCAGCGCATGCACGCGAACGCCGAGGCGTTCCAGCTGCGACGCCAGGGACGCGACCTCCAGATGCCGGGTTTCATCCCACATGTTGCTCAAAATAACGGAAGGCTGTCCGGCCTTGTCCAGGAAGGGAAATGTCTGATTCGCGCAGAAGACCATATCGGGGCATTCGGGGCGGCAGTCCATGATCGTGGTTTTCAGTCCCAGCTGCTGATAGACGTCGAGCAGTTTCTTCCACTGCTGCCGGGCTCTTTCCTTGTCCACTTTTCGCAGCTCGCCCTGTTCATCGCGCATGTGAGCATTGATCGCCGCCACCAGATCGAACCCATCGGGCTTCACAAAAAAATGGGATCGGCCCTGAACCATCTCAGGATACTGGTCTGCAGGACGCAAGCATCCACCACTGCGATCGATCAAACATCGTTCCATGGATTCACTCTGTTTCAAATTTAGTTTAACAGCTCTTGGTCTTTATCCAAAAATTTCGAATATCTTGCAAGAAAATTCAAAATCGCGCCACAAAGGCGTTAACAAGGTCCTCAGAATTTACACACAAGTTCCGAAAAGTAAGAGACGAACACCCATGAGGTCTGTGTGGTGATGCCCCGATTCCGTCCGATCAAAATCGCGAAATCCCTTCCTGTCATGACTTTGGCGCTTGGCAGCCTTCCGAGCATCGCCCGAGCGGATCTGGCAAGACAGCATCAATCCTTTGACCGACTGGTCCTGCCTGGTGGACGCGCGGCCATGCTGGGCGGGGCTTACACGGCGCTTTCCAATGACCCATCGGGACTTTTCTATAATCCGGCCGGGATCGTGCAGGGAACGCAGAATCAGGTTTCCCTGAACACATGGTCCACCAACCGCAGCGAGGTCGTCTTCAAGGAAGCCGTGAAGGGTCAGGATTTCACCGAAACCTCGAACACGCTCTTCGGTGGTTTCGCAGGCGGCGTCTTTCACAAAAAATGGATCACGCTCGGCTATGTGATCGCCACGCTCGACAAGCGCAACATCAATCAGGATGACTATTTTTACGATATTTCCAACGAGGATGGCCAGGCCCGCGACTTCACGCGGATTCATCAGGAAAGCAATTCCTATGACCTCTTCGGTGCCAGCGTCGCCTTCAGCCTCGGCAAATCCTGGTCGATCGGTCTCGCGAGCTTCTATTATGATCGCAGCATCGAAGCCATGGATTATCAGCAGGTGACCTTCAACGGCGGCCAGGTCCTGGTTCAGGAATCCAAGGTCCGCGTGTCCAATCAGGGATTCCATGGCAATGCCGGCATTCAGTATCGCGGCGACAGCGTCAGCCTCGGTGCCAGCGTGCGGGTCGGGGAGCCGGTGCTGAACAAGGGCAGCCTGAATTTCAATTCCGTGACGCATGCCGTCGCCAACACCGTGCCTGATGTGGTCAATTACACGAGCGATGACTACGAAGTCGATACCGAGATCATTCCCACCATCTATCGCCTGGGACTCGCGTTTCATCCGGCCCCTGGTTTTCTGGTCAGTACGGATCTTTCCTATTCCGCTCCGGTCGCGGTGGATAATGGATCACCGGATCGGCTGGGCACCTGGAATTATGCCTTGGGTTTGGAAACGGGATTCACCAATTGGCGTTTGATGCTTGGCGTTTTCACCAACAACTCGACCTTCCCCGAGATTCAGGGTGATGGCACCAATCAAACTGCACACCTGGATTATTTGGGCAAGACGATTGGCACATCCATCATCACGAAGAGTTTTGATCTGCATCTGGGCTTTGTCAGGCAGGATGGAAGGGGCACCGCGCAAATCGTGGCGGGTACCACAGCCAATCAAAGGGTGGAAGCGACGACCGAGAACATACTTCTGAGCTGGACCTTCAAGCTTTAATCAAGCCTTCGCGGCCGTTTTCGGCAGCATCACGGCCTGGGCCATGTGCTCTTTGATCTTTTGGATGAGAAGAATCCGATTGATAGGCTTGCAAACAAAATCATCACAGCCGACTTTCAGGCAACGCTCCAGATTCTCTTTGCGCGTGTGGGCCGTCACAGCCAGGATGGGATTTTTAAAGCCCGAGTTCCGCAGACGCGTCGTGGCTTCGTAACCATCCATCTCGGGCATCTGGATATCCATTAAAATCACGTTGAAATCGCCCTTCAGACCCTTTTCAACACCTTCCACTCCATTGCAGGCCAGTTCCACTTCCGCTTCGACCAGAGCCAGCATACGCACCACCAATTCGCGATTATCGGGCGCATCGTCCACAAAGAGAACTTTGACGCCTTTCAGATTCAGCAGGCTCTGGTCAGAAGCGGCCATGCGTGCCGGACGTCGGTTGCTTTCATCCTGGAGTGCTTTCATATCCGTCTCTCCCGGGTCCTGGAACCCATCAAACACCGAATCCCAACAAAATCTCGTCTGCTGGGCAGCAGACGTTCGCACACAAGGTTAAGGAAGTGTACGACTGCCAGCACACTTCGTCCAGGTTCCAATCCCAGCAATCGAATCCTGGCCAGGCGACCAGGTGTTGATGCGTGAGGGCGGCCTGCAGGCGTCCAGCTTCTAAAAAAAATGGCGTCTGTCTTTGCATTGATCATTCAAGATATTTCACGACTGATCAACCAGCATTTTGCTTTATGCGATCTTCGCAATCGCTTGCATCTCAGCAAAGCCCAGAAAATTTCCGAGCGTGCGCGTCTCTCGTGACTCCTGGGAGTCAGAGTTAACAGCAGACAAAATGCTTGGTCTCTGCACGCAATTTAAGACTTTTCCTCGCGCCTGCCAATTCTCTTTTTCAAAGCGGAGGATTCCCATGGAAAGGCAGGCCCAGCTGCAGATTTTTACGGATGAATCGGGCGTTAAAAAAGGGGCCGAAGCCCCTTAAAGGATCATCTACAAAACTGATCGCGTCATCGGCTCAGCTGGAATTCGCTGCCATCATCCCTTCTTTCGCCTTGAGCCGACGTAAGCAATAAAAGTTCATCGTGATAACATCAACTGACCATGTTGAGTATCTCGGGTGCGCTGAGCTTTTCTCAGCTTGAAGGTCCCGTCTCAGCTCCTAGGAATCCGCGCCTCGCATGAGACGGGCTCAGCTCGCTTCCACGCACTTTCTTGGGGCCGCAGCCCCATCTTTTTCAAGTCAAAAGCATAACAGCATCAAGCCCAGGTCGCGCGATACGCGTGGGAGAAGCGTGAGCGGC
The Oligoflexus sp. genome window above contains:
- a CDS encoding response regulator yields the protein MKALQDESNRRPARMAASDQSLLNLKGVKVLFVDDAPDNRELVVRMLALVEAEVELACNGVEGVEKGLKGDFNVILMDIQMPEMDGYEATTRLRNSGFKNPILAVTAHTRKENLERCLKVGCDDFVCKPINRILLIQKIKEHMAQAVMLPKTAAKA
- a CDS encoding dimethylarginine dimethylaminohydrolase family protein: MERCLIDRSGGCLRPADQYPEMVQGRSHFFVKPDGFDLVAAINAHMRDEQGELRKVDKERARQQWKKLLDVYQQLGLKTTIMDCRPECPDMVFCANQTFPFLDKAGQPSVILSNMWDETRHLEVASLASQLERLGVRVHALPARRAETLFEGMGDALWVPGRRLICGGYGFRTDARIYETIHELTGTPIVLFELKHPKFYHLDTCLSLLDARTVLACREGFTQEGWSVLERLFPRIIEVPLHEADAPRFACNAHCPDQQHVILQEGSTETCRMLRSYGFTPIEVATDEFIKSGGSVFCMKMQSPWNSWPQEALG
- a CDS encoding HAMP domain-containing sensor histidine kinase → MHVGWKNLLNQQDLERRIIAFYTLGAIIITLIFSVMIAFYGALALGLGLVLTAGNNLPVLYLLRRKKNTRMAAYYLISQGAFTMTLAIAFVGGAEGPVTYWIGILPLAGGLLLRFRGIVFGTVLALVSLLVLALRGFIPGVYDVLIPDAFYLVISLCCFTLMISFMSYFFLQKNAMVVADQTRKLDNLLNIVTHDIANPLTLITGHAELLLVQEASPAHTNALRRIARASELITDILHKVRQIQAAKAGKLRIETSPVSLPQVFDKLRFVFEARLDLKKQTLRIDLPSALQGVMVRAEPVMLLNEVLSNLVSNAIKFSPVGSIIDVVVTRAHDFMRIEVRDQGMGIPKDLMPHIFDDFRSTSRPGTEGETGTGFGLPLARHVAEAFGGSLHATSRQGDDARGASGTTFILMLPVASEELLYPKAS